From Corvus cornix cornix isolate S_Up_H32 chromosome 5, ASM73873v5, whole genome shotgun sequence, the proteins below share one genomic window:
- the BDKRB2 gene encoding B2 bradykinin receptor: MVSITTENVTQLYNTITQELRVSTPDFRNNSGVHQIKQNECVSADAWKWLQDFQPAFLWFIFILGSIENSFVLTVLCFHKSRCTVAEIYLANMAFADLMLVCTLPFWAINISNNFHWPFGLFLCKAINIMSYMNLYSSIYFLTLVSIDRYLALVKTMSLGRMRRTVCAKWYCFVIWTCALLICSPTMVFRNLSYFKEYNITACALLYPSSYWELTNNCLLNIVGFVFPFCVITYCTVQIIKALRSSELRKMNIVQTERRATMLVLAVLLLFIICWLPFQISTFTDTIRYFSPTLKCLEDINDILTQIATYCSFSNSCLNPILYVIVGKNFQKKAVEFYKDLFTRRCRKLQSVQMENSLDTLRTSISSEYPKKMSVLPLSQ, translated from the coding sequence aTGGTTTCCATCACAACTGAAAATGTTACACAGCTGTACAACACAATCACCCAGGAGCTCAGAGTCAGTACACCAGATTTCCGCAATAATTCAGGAGTGCAtcagataaaacaaaatgaatgtgTCAGTGCAGATGCATGGAAATGGCTACAGGATTTTCAGCCTGCATTCCTCTGGTTTATATTTATTCTGGGATCAATAGAAAATTCCTTTGTGCTCACCGTCCTGTGTTTCCACAAGAGTAGATGCACAGTGGCTGAAATTTACCTAGCAAACATGGCATTTGCTGACCTGATGTTAGTCTGTACTTTACCCTTCTGGGCCAttaatatttctaataattttcattGGCCTTTTGGCCTGTTTCTCTGTAAAGCCATCAACATTATGAGCTACATGAACTTATATTCTAGCATTTATTTCCTGACACTAGTGAGCATTGACCGCTACCTGGCCTTGGTGAAAACCATGTCTCTTGGACGGATGAGACGAACTGTCTGTGCCAAATGGTATTGTTTTGTAATCTGGACATGTGCATTGCTCATTTGTTCACCTACAATGGTGTTTCGAAATCTGAgttattttaaagaatacaACATCACAGCCTGCGCTCTTCTTTACCCATCCAGCTACTGGGAGCTCACAAACAACTGCTTGCTGAATATTGTGGGGTTTGTGTTCCCATTCTGTGTAATTACCTATTGCACTGTGCAAATCATCAAAGCCTTACGAAGCAGTGAGCTACGAAAAATGAACATAGTCCAGACAGAAAGGAGAGCCACCATGCTGGTCCTTGCTGTGCTCTTGCTGTTCATCATTTGCTGGCTTCCATTCCAGATCAGCACGTTCACCGACACAATCCGTTACTTCTCACCCACACTCAAATGCCTGGAAGACATCAATGACATACTGACCCAAATAGCCACGTACTGTTCCTTTAGCAACAGTTGCCTGAACCCAATCTTGTATGTGATTGTTGGGAAAAACTTCCAGAAGAAGGCTGTGGAATTCTACAAGGACTTGTTCACAAGGAGGTGCAGAAAATTACAGTCTGTGCAGATGGAAAATTCCCTGGACACTTTAAGAACTTCCATTTCAAGCGAATACccaaagaaaatgtctgttttgcCATTATCCCAATAG